Proteins encoded within one genomic window of Natator depressus isolate rNatDep1 chromosome 1, rNatDep2.hap1, whole genome shotgun sequence:
- the UCP3 gene encoding putative mitochondrial transporter UCP3 — translation MVGLKPTEIPPTATVKFLGAGTAACIADLCTFPLDTAKVRLQIQGESKPTKSMKTIHYKGVFGTITTMVKTEGPKSLYNGLVAGLQRQMSFASIRIGLYDSVKQFYTSTGSENAGILTRLLAGCTTGAMAVTCAQPTDVVKVRFQAQVRLTEGTKKYSGTVDAYKTIAKEEGVRGLWKGTLPNITRNAIVNCGEMVTYDLLKEMLLKYHLMTDTFPCHFVAAFGAGFCATVVASPVDVVKTRYMNSTPGQYRNALNCMLTMVILEGPTAFYKGFMPSFLRLGSWNVVMFVTYEQLKRAMMLAQETWASPS, via the exons ATGGTCGGACTGAAGCCCACAGAAATCCCTCCAACTGCTACTGTTAAGTTCCTGGGTGCTGGGACAGCAGCATGCATAGCAGATCTCTGCACCTTCCCTCTGGACACTGCGAAAGTCAGACTGCAG ATCCAGGGAGAGTCCAAGCCTACCAAGAGCATGAAGACCATCCACTATAAGGGTGTCTTTGGCACAATCACCACCATGGTGAAGACGGAAGGTCCCAAGAGCCTTTACAATGGCCTGGTGGCTGGGCTCCAGCGTCAGATGAGCTTTGCTTCCATTCGTATCGGGCTGTACGACTCCGTGAAACAATTCTACACCTCCACGGGATCGGAGA ATGCTGGTATTCTCACCCGGTTGCTGGCTGGCTGCACCACCGGAGCTATGGCAGTCACATGTGCCCAGCCGACCGACGTGGTCAAGGTGCGATTCCAAGCCCAAGTGAGGCTGACAGAGGGAACCAAGAAATACAGCGGGACTGTGGATGCCTACAAAACCATCGCCAAGGAGGAAGGGGTCAGAGGCCTCTGGAAAG GGACGTTACCCAACATCACCCGCAACGCCATCGTGAACTGCGGAGAGATGGTTACCTATGACCTCCTCAAGGAGATGCTGCTGAAATATCATCTAATGACAG ACACTTTTCCTTGCCATTTCGTCGCTGCTTTCGGAGCTGGCTTCTGCGCCACTGTGGTGGCTTCTCCTGTCGACGTCGTGAAGACGAGATACATGAATTCCACCCCTGGCCAATACAGAAATGCCTTGAACTGTATGCTCACCATGGTGATCCTGGAAGGACCCACAGCATTTTACAAGGG GTTCATGCCCTCGTTCCTGCGGCTGGGATCCTGGAACGTGGTGATGTTTGTGACCTACGAGCAGCTGAAACGCGCCATGATGCTGGCCCAGGAGACATGGGCGTCTCCATCCTAA